From a region of the Colius striatus isolate bColStr4 chromosome 22, bColStr4.1.hap1, whole genome shotgun sequence genome:
- the PI16 gene encoding peptidase inhibitor 16 codes for MLSSGLPPVLLLLTVLQLSWSLSDEEKKIILDEHNKYRSQVSPPAVDMLKMSWDAELEAFAQAYAEKCIWDHNKERGRRGENLFAMAPTLDLEFAVEDWSGEEKYYNLTTSTCVPGQMCGHYTQVVWASTRHVGCGAKFCEKIDGIETEDMYLLVCNYYPPGNMRGRKPYGEGPSCSQCPQGTLCVGSLCEPTVEETTAAPVTTKGSPSTLTTARPKPSAKPEPTPEPTSAKPEPTPELTSAKPEPTATLTTTTTAKPPPKTTLPSTAKPPTTTTLKPKPTTMLPTTAKPATTTLPSTAKPATTTLPTTAKPATTTLPSTAKPATTTLPTTAKPATTTLPTTAKPATTTLPTTAKPATTTLPTTAKPATTTLPSTAKPSTATLPSTAKPATTTLPTTAKPAITTLPSTAKPSTATLPTTAKPPTTTLPTTAKPKLATTLPMTTPAKLKPTTPAATTAVPKPKPTMPAPTTTTAKPKPSTPTSTTPKHTPSTTKAAPTTPKSTTTTTTTTPTATAKPSSTTAKPVPTTPKPTTATSTAKPGPTTAKPAPTTPKPTTATTTAKPTPTTAKPAPTTPKPTTTTTTAKPTPSTAKPTPSTAKPTPTTAKPTPLTTTTAKPAPTPPKPTPTLAKPKPGTATAKPTPSTPTTTTSAAKPTAAVKPDPATTAQAELGAATGAEAEPPGVESPGPTEAAGLALSFKPTPDLDYEGSPEAEAGTGEPGSPLTTEDPAESSSPSSAPGTREGVKEDGKDGSAFSSPSLSPSQPVPEIRLGFNKAELMTPSKGVGSSPEEPTFLRLTSSSREPKGQSPSFQSSLSAGALDAEEVETNSAQRSVEQPPAAAGTRPGLSLLLLPAATLVGLLL; via the exons AGCTGGGATGCAGAGCTGGAGGCCTTTGCTCAGGCCTATGCAGAGAAATGCATCTGGGACCACAACAAGGAGAGAGGCCGGCGAGGGGAAAACCTCTTTGCTATGGCCCCAACCCTGGACCTGGAGTTTGCTGTGGAAGACTGGAGTGGGGAGGAGAAATACTACAACCTGACAACTTCCACGTGTGTCCCTGGGCAGATGTGTGGCCACTACACCCAG gTGGTGTGGGCCAGCACCAGGCACGTCGGCTGCGGGGCCAAGTTCTGTGAGAAGATCGACGGGATCGAGACCGAGGACATGTACCTGCTGGTCTGCAACTACTACCCGCC GGGCAACATGAGGGGTCGGAAGCCGTACGGGGAAGGTCCGTCGTGCTCGCAGTGTCCCCAGGGCACGCTCTGTGTCGGCTCCTTGTGTG AACCCACTGTAGAAGAGaccactgcagcccctgtgACAACCAAGGGAAGCCCCTCCACCCTAACCACAGCCAGGCCAAAACCCTCAGCCAAGccagaacccacaccagagcccACCTCAGCCAAGccagaacccacaccagagctCACCTCAGCCAAGCCAGAACCCACAGCCACACTTACAACCACAACCACAgccaaaccaccacccaaaacCACGCTCCCAAGCACAGCCAAGCCACCAACTACAACCACACTCAAGCCAAAACCCACAACCATGCTCCCAACCACAGCCAAACCAGCCACAACCACACTCCCAAGCACAGCCAAACCAGCCACAACCACACTCCCAACCACAGCCAAACCAGCCACAACCACACTCCCAAGCACAGCCAAACCAGCCACAACCACACTCCCAACCACAGCCAAACCAGCCACAACCACACTCCCAACCACAGCCAAACCAGCCACAACCACACTCCCAACCACAGCCAAACCAGCCACAACCACACTCCCAACCACAGCCAAACCAGCCACAACCACACTCCCAAGCACAGCCAAACCATCCACAGCCACACTCCCAAGCACAGCCAAACCAGCCACAACCACACTCCCAACCACAGCCAAACCAGCCATAACCACACTCCCAAGCACAGCCAAACCATCCACAGCCACACTCCCAACCACAGCCAAACCACCCACAACCACACTCCCAACCACAGCCAAGCCAAAACTTGCCACCACACTCCCAATGACAACCCCAGCCAAGCTAAAACCCACAACACCAGCAGCCACCACAGCTGTGCCCAAGCCCAAACCCACCATGCCAGCACCAACCACCACTACTGCAAAGCCAAAGCCCAGCACACCAACATCTACCACACCAAAACACACCCCATCAACCACTAAAGCAGCACCCACCACACCAAAATCCACCACAACTACCACTACCACCACACCAACAGCCACagcaaaacccagcagcacaacAGCCAAGCCAGTAcccaccacaccaaaacccaccACAGCCACCAGTACAGCCAAACCAGGACCCACTACAGCCAAACCAGCACCCACCACACCCAAACccaccacagccaccactaCAGCCAAACCAACACCCACCACAGCCAAGCCAGCAcccaccacaccaaaacccaccACAACCACCACTACAGCCAAACCAACACCCTCTACAGCCAAACCAACACCCTCTACAGCCAAACCAACACCCACAACAGCCAAACCAACACCCCTCACAACCACAACAGCCAAGCCAGCACCcaccccaccaaaacccaccccaactCTGGCTAAGCCAAAACCTGGCACAGCTACAGCCAAGCCAACACCCAGCACACCAACAACCACCACCAGTGCAGCCAAGCCCACAGCAGCAGTAAAGCCAGACCCTGCCACCAcagcccaggcagagctgggagctgccacaGGCGCAGAGGCAGAGCCCCCTGGGGTGGAAAGCCCCGGGCCCACCgaggcagctgggctggctcTTTCCTTTAAGCCCACACCAGACCTGGATTATGAAGGATctccagaggcagaggcaggcacTGGAGAGCCTGGCAGCCCCCTAACCACAGAGGATCCAGCCGagagctccagccccagctcagctccaggaACAAGGGAAGGTGTGAAAGAGGATGGGAAGGACGGATCAGCCTTTTCCAGTCCATCTCTATCCCCCAGCCAGCCTGTTCCAGAGATCAGGTTGGGTTTCAATAAAGCTGAGCTCATGACCCCCTCCAAGGGGGTGGGTTCCAGCCCTGAGGAGCCGACCTTCCTGCGTTTGACCTCATCCTCCAGAGAGCCGAAGGGGCAGAGCCCGTCGTTCCAGAGCTCCCTCTCAG CAGGTGCCCTGGATGCTGAAGAGGTGGAGACAAACTCAGCCCAAAGGAGCGTGGAGCAGCCCCCGGCAGCCGCCGGCACCCGCCCGGGGCTTTCGCTCCTCCTCCTACCCGCGGCCACCTTGGTGGGGCTTCTGCTCTGA